A stretch of the Deltaproteobacteria bacterium genome encodes the following:
- a CDS encoding ABC transporter substrate-binding protein, translating into MKLDAGTRGSLWKRTGALVAGAALLLGVLAVGSAWAASKDKVVIYHAGGIDSLHPYNHSLSPAYGIWEHIMEPLVQVDQKANKYVPKLAESWEFKGKEWVFKLKKGIKFHDGSPLTAHDVEFSFNRIKTDKKSLQRRQLRELTEMRVVDDHTIVLVTDTPNVVFLDKLQSRFVMSKAAAEKAGKDVDKHPIGTGPYKFVSFKRDGDLVLERNDDYWGSPKPQVKTMVWRKVTEEAARVAALESGQVDVINAVPPHEVARLEKNPKVTIKSVPGSRIYFLAINPGFKPWDNKLVRQAANYSVDANSIVKNIFDNLGFVVEGAGAKTYIGHDPNAKRYPYDPKKSRELLAKAGYPDGVSVKLYYSQGRYPKDSEVLQAIAAQMKKGGFNVELISQEWVVFWGRSGVNGGKMPFYYIGRGSVIDVHTHVEQYFKTGASVRVDYSNPELDKLIEAEMAEANPEKRAKILHQIGRILKEDSPWVPLWNLADIYGFASNIEWDPRSDERIRTWEMTVK; encoded by the coding sequence ATGAAACTCGATGCAGGTACTCGTGGAAGTTTGTGGAAGAGGACCGGAGCACTGGTCGCGGGCGCGGCGCTCCTTCTGGGCGTGCTCGCCGTCGGCTCCGCCTGGGCCGCCTCCAAGGACAAGGTGGTGATCTACCACGCGGGCGGCATTGATTCGCTCCACCCCTACAACCATAGCCTGAGCCCCGCCTACGGCATCTGGGAGCACATCATGGAGCCGCTGGTGCAGGTGGACCAGAAGGCCAACAAGTACGTCCCGAAGCTCGCCGAGTCCTGGGAATTCAAGGGCAAGGAGTGGGTCTTCAAGCTCAAGAAGGGCATCAAGTTCCACGACGGCTCGCCGTTGACCGCGCACGACGTGGAGTTCTCGTTCAACCGCATCAAGACGGACAAGAAGAGCCTGCAGCGGCGGCAACTGCGAGAGTTGACGGAGATGCGCGTGGTCGACGACCACACCATCGTCCTGGTGACCGACACGCCCAACGTCGTGTTCCTGGACAAGCTTCAGAGCCGCTTCGTCATGAGCAAGGCGGCCGCGGAGAAGGCCGGCAAGGACGTGGACAAGCATCCGATCGGCACCGGGCCGTACAAGTTCGTAAGTTTCAAGCGCGACGGCGACCTCGTGCTGGAGCGCAACGACGACTATTGGGGCTCCCCGAAGCCGCAGGTCAAGACCATGGTGTGGCGCAAGGTGACGGAGGAGGCGGCCCGGGTCGCGGCGCTGGAGTCCGGACAGGTGGACGTCATCAACGCCGTGCCGCCGCACGAGGTGGCGCGCCTGGAGAAAAACCCCAAGGTCACCATCAAGTCCGTTCCCGGCTCGCGCATCTACTTCCTGGCCATCAACCCGGGGTTCAAGCCCTGGGACAACAAGCTCGTGCGCCAGGCGGCCAACTACTCGGTGGACGCCAACTCCATCGTCAAGAACATCTTTGACAACCTCGGTTTCGTGGTGGAAGGTGCCGGCGCGAAAACGTACATCGGCCACGACCCCAACGCCAAGCGCTATCCCTACGACCCCAAGAAGTCCCGCGAGCTGCTCGCCAAGGCGGGCTACCCGGACGGCGTCTCGGTGAAGCTCTACTACTCGCAGGGCCGCTACCCCAAGGACAGCGAAGTGCTCCAGGCCATCGCCGCCCAGATGAAGAAGGGCGGATTCAACGTCGAGCTCATCTCCCAGGAATGGGTGGTGTTCTGGGGCAGATCCGGCGTCAACGGGGGCAAGATGCCCTTCTACTACATCGGCCGGGGCAGCGTCATCGACGTCCACACGCATGTCGAACAATACTTCAAAACCGGTGCCAGCGTTCGTGTAGACTACAGCAACCCGGAACTCGACAAACTCATTGAAGCGGAGATGGCGGAAGCCAATCCCGAGAAGCGCGCCAAGATTCTGCACCAGATCGGCCGGATCCTGAAAGAGGATTCCCCGTGGGTGCCGCTGTGGAACCTGGCGGACATTTACGGGTTCGCCAGCAACATCGAGTGGGACCCTCGTTCCGACGAGAGGATCCGTACCTGGGAGATGACGGTCAAGTAG
- a CDS encoding amidohydrolase, translating to MAGSRLPYPGTVFFNGKVRTFASGAPLAEAVACFGGRIVAVGSSDEVRRLGGSDTREVDLRGLTVTPGLTDAHVHLADKGLADRELVDVRDFYGPVNNIDTVLTRLSKKAAEIPAGDWVVAQGSPMQDFRMKDKRFPDRVDLDAAVPEHPTSVSFGAHVTVANSRGLGLAGIDRDTPNPAGGAIERDSNTGEPTGILHERAQHIVTGVIPEFDATRRKLGIAFAVQQALERGVTTIHDIVKDPSAVRAYQELKAEGGLHMRSSLLLRVIESDMSTDSVLETGLQTGFGDEWLRVGGAKMSIDGGITGRNALFYEPYVDTPDYSGLIRIQQDELDETVLRCHNAGLRCCVHAIGDRAFDMSLEAYEKALAASPREDHRHRIEHMGNWLMSSERIERLVRLSVLAIPNISLGYFVGDSIRAAIGAKRLEQAFPFKTLLEAGVKMAGGSDAPGYWPVDPLRDIGTYVSRRMLWGETLVPEEALSVQQAFELHTTHAAFAGFEEDLKGTLEAGKLADMAVLAEDPFEVSAERIKDIKVAMTVVGGEIKFQA from the coding sequence ATGGCTGGAAGTCGCTTGCCCTATCCCGGTACGGTTTTCTTTAACGGCAAGGTGCGCACGTTCGCTTCGGGCGCGCCCCTGGCCGAGGCGGTGGCCTGCTTCGGCGGGCGCATCGTCGCCGTCGGTTCCTCCGACGAAGTGCGGCGGCTGGGCGGTTCCGATACCAGGGAGGTGGACCTCAGGGGCCTCACCGTCACCCCGGGACTGACCGACGCCCACGTGCACCTGGCGGACAAGGGGCTGGCGGACCGGGAACTGGTGGACGTACGCGACTTCTACGGCCCCGTAAACAATATCGACACCGTCCTCACGCGCCTGTCGAAGAAGGCCGCGGAGATTCCCGCGGGCGACTGGGTGGTGGCGCAGGGAAGCCCGATGCAGGACTTCCGCATGAAGGACAAGCGCTTCCCGGACCGCGTCGACCTCGATGCCGCCGTGCCCGAGCACCCGACGTCGGTCTCCTTCGGCGCCCATGTCACCGTGGCCAATTCGAGAGGCCTGGGGCTCGCCGGCATCGACAGGGACACGCCGAATCCGGCCGGCGGCGCCATCGAGCGGGACTCCAACACCGGCGAGCCCACGGGCATCCTGCACGAGCGCGCCCAGCACATCGTGACGGGCGTGATCCCGGAGTTCGACGCCACCCGGCGCAAGCTGGGCATCGCCTTCGCCGTGCAACAGGCCCTCGAACGGGGCGTGACCACCATCCACGACATCGTCAAGGACCCGTCCGCGGTGCGCGCCTACCAGGAGCTCAAGGCCGAAGGCGGCCTGCACATGCGCTCGAGCCTCTTGCTGCGCGTCATCGAGTCCGACATGAGCACGGACAGCGTGCTGGAGACCGGCCTCCAGACCGGCTTCGGCGACGAGTGGCTGCGGGTGGGCGGCGCGAAGATGAGCATTGACGGCGGCATCACCGGCCGAAACGCGCTATTCTACGAACCCTACGTCGACACGCCGGATTACAGCGGGCTCATTCGCATCCAGCAGGACGAGTTGGACGAGACCGTGCTGCGCTGCCACAACGCCGGCCTCCGCTGCTGCGTGCACGCCATCGGCGACCGTGCCTTCGACATGTCCCTGGAGGCCTATGAGAAGGCGCTGGCCGCGTCGCCGCGGGAAGACCACCGCCACCGCATCGAGCACATGGGCAACTGGCTGATGTCGTCCGAGCGCATCGAACGCCTAGTGCGCCTGAGCGTCTTGGCCATTCCCAACATCTCCCTGGGCTACTTCGTCGGCGACTCCATCCGCGCCGCCATCGGCGCCAAGCGCCTGGAACAGGCGTTCCCGTTCAAGACGCTGTTGGAGGCGGGGGTCAAGATGGCCGGCGGCTCCGATGCGCCGGGGTACTGGCCGGTGGACCCGCTGCGCGACATCGGCACCTACGTCTCGCGCCGGATGCTGTGGGGCGAGACGCTGGTGCCGGAGGAAGCCCTGAGCGTGCAGCAGGCCTTCGAGCTCCACACCACCCACGCCGCCTTTGCCGGTTTCGAGGAGGACCTGAAGGGGACCCTGGAGGCCGGCAAGCTCGCCGACATGGCGGTACTGGCCGAGGACCCCTTCGAGGTGTCGGCGGAACGCATCAAGGACATCAAGGTGGCGATGACGGTGGTGGGCGGCGAGATCAAGTTCCAGGCGTGA